Proteins encoded together in one Chitinophaga lutea window:
- a CDS encoding suppressor of fused domain protein, whose protein sequence is MANTPVALLEQANNRGTLYAVVEQDERTAYFYIYPAEPFTQRYNMRACWLRNLQPAPDERDYGAMEKGTAPLLETRYCNHPDGKESLQADELSVMWHEEDDGATLFYQNEPLAVIPGWSLAAEQPASYALDCTEVVENCGLFPLAAPALYERIEKTSAFWDKWGNETENPWQPIQQQFLQAYEAQFGETLQYYAIDQQMWPPMALARFEKEDVVYFLSLGVSIRPMPWVELLYNDQAPGFRRMELGLAVSKKDFTEEEIMMMAQGVSGMADSPWANLTWLGEGHTISSASVPAGFDSFILSSALYNGPDIDLPAMEGDRVNLFWASPITLAERESAHTKANGGYDLLERMIGAGIRHVVKKRGSL, encoded by the coding sequence ATGGCTAATACACCCGTAGCACTGCTCGAGCAGGCGAACAACAGAGGCACTTTGTATGCAGTAGTTGAGCAGGATGAGCGCACCGCTTATTTTTATATTTATCCGGCTGAGCCCTTCACCCAGCGTTATAACATGCGCGCCTGCTGGCTGCGCAACCTGCAGCCCGCGCCGGATGAACGCGACTACGGCGCCATGGAAAAAGGCACCGCTCCCCTCTTGGAAACACGTTATTGTAATCACCCTGATGGGAAGGAGTCCCTGCAGGCGGATGAACTCAGCGTGATGTGGCATGAGGAAGACGACGGCGCCACTCTGTTTTATCAGAACGAACCGCTGGCAGTAATCCCGGGCTGGTCGCTGGCAGCCGAACAACCGGCCAGTTATGCGCTGGATTGTACGGAAGTGGTGGAGAACTGCGGACTGTTCCCGCTCGCGGCCCCGGCCTTGTATGAACGCATCGAAAAAACATCGGCTTTCTGGGATAAATGGGGCAACGAAACAGAGAATCCCTGGCAGCCCATCCAGCAGCAATTTTTACAGGCCTATGAAGCGCAGTTCGGAGAAACATTGCAATACTACGCCATCGATCAGCAGATGTGGCCGCCGATGGCGCTGGCGCGGTTTGAGAAAGAGGATGTCGTTTATTTCCTGAGCCTCGGCGTGAGCATACGCCCCATGCCGTGGGTGGAATTGCTGTACAACGATCAGGCGCCCGGGTTCCGGAGAATGGAACTGGGACTGGCCGTCAGCAAAAAAGATTTCACGGAAGAAGAGATCATGATGATGGCGCAGGGCGTTTCCGGCATGGCCGACAGCCCCTGGGCGAACCTTACCTGGCTCGGCGAAGGGCATACCATCAGCTCCGCCAGCGTACCGGCCGGTTTCGACAGTTTTATCCTTTCCTCCGCCCTGTACAACGGCCCTGACATAGACCTGCCCGCCATGGAAGGCGACCGCGTGAATCTTTTCTGGGCCAGCCCGATTACACTCGCGGAAAGGGAAAGCGCCCACACCAAAGCCAACGGCGGTTACGATTTGCTGGAGCGGATGATTGGCGCGGGCATCCGGCACGTGGTTAAAAAAAGAGGCAGTTTATGA
- a CDS encoding TetR/AcrR family transcriptional regulator, whose amino-acid sequence MDNASTKAARTRRYIIEKTAGVFNTKGFAGTSMSDLTAVTGLTKGSIYGNFENKEAVAAAVFDHNYGEVVKLVNRRMEKETTYYGKLMVYAGAYGDFIRKGYPKGGCPVLNTAVEADDTNDVLKVRAAQAIAGWKKSIESLIKGGMAAGEFRPGLDPAQLALAMIALIEGGVMIAKVTDTPAHLNKVLKTLEWMLGEMRL is encoded by the coding sequence ATGGATAACGCTTCAACAAAAGCAGCGCGCACCCGCCGGTACATTATTGAAAAAACAGCCGGGGTGTTCAACACAAAGGGGTTTGCGGGCACTTCCATGTCTGATCTGACGGCTGTTACGGGGCTGACCAAAGGCAGTATCTACGGTAATTTCGAGAACAAGGAAGCGGTGGCGGCGGCTGTATTCGATCATAACTACGGCGAGGTGGTGAAGCTGGTGAACCGGCGCATGGAGAAGGAAACTACTTACTACGGTAAACTGATGGTATATGCGGGCGCCTATGGCGATTTCATCCGGAAGGGATATCCGAAGGGCGGTTGCCCTGTGCTGAATACGGCTGTTGAAGCGGACGATACCAACGATGTGCTGAAAGTGCGTGCAGCCCAGGCCATTGCCGGGTGGAAAAAAAGTATCGAATCGCTGATCAAAGGGGGGATGGCGGCGGGGGAATTCAGGCCCGGCCTCGACCCTGCGCAGCTGGCACTCGCCATGATAGCGCTGATCGAGGGGGGCGTCATGATCGCCAAAGTGACGGATACGCCCGCTCATCTGAACAAAGTATTAAAAACCCTGGAGTGGATGCTCGGGGAGATGCGGTTATAA
- a CDS encoding glycosyltransferase family 2 protein produces MKISVVVPTYKRPLLLMECIKALARQRFSKEEFEVLVVSDGPDLLTKKVVVSWKHTGLLDIEYIALADRRGPAAARNAGWKVASGQLIAFTDDDCLPDEHWLETLWESAQQHEPCAFAGKVIVPIPPVPTDHEWNAAQLENAGFATANCACMRSVLEKTGGFDERFQMAWREDSDLEFSILEKHIPLEPLPEAIVVHPVRKAPWGVSLYQQKKTMFNALLHKKFPGYYRERIHAEPPFGYYLMIAGFTGSWLFMLAGNFPVAWICLGAWLAALLFFIVKRLWDTSHSSAHVLEMIVTSALIPFLSVYWYWYGTWKFRRSHV; encoded by the coding sequence ATGAAAATCTCTGTTGTCGTTCCGACCTACAAAAGGCCACTCCTGCTCATGGAGTGCATCAAAGCCCTGGCGAGGCAGCGTTTCAGCAAAGAGGAATTCGAAGTGCTGGTGGTGAGTGATGGTCCCGACCTGCTGACGAAAAAAGTGGTGGTATCGTGGAAGCATACCGGCCTCCTGGATATCGAGTACATTGCGCTTGCCGACAGACGCGGGCCTGCCGCTGCACGCAACGCAGGCTGGAAGGTAGCCTCGGGGCAACTGATCGCGTTCACCGACGATGATTGCCTGCCCGATGAGCATTGGCTGGAAACGCTCTGGGAGTCGGCGCAGCAGCATGAGCCATGCGCCTTTGCCGGGAAAGTTATCGTGCCTATCCCGCCTGTTCCCACTGATCATGAGTGGAATGCGGCGCAACTGGAAAACGCCGGCTTCGCAACGGCCAACTGCGCCTGCATGCGCAGCGTGCTCGAAAAAACGGGCGGGTTCGACGAACGGTTTCAGATGGCCTGGCGGGAAGACAGCGACCTGGAGTTTTCCATACTCGAAAAACACATCCCGCTGGAACCTTTGCCTGAAGCCATCGTAGTGCATCCTGTCCGGAAGGCCCCCTGGGGCGTCAGCCTCTACCAGCAGAAAAAAACGATGTTCAATGCGCTGCTGCATAAAAAATTTCCGGGCTATTACCGTGAGCGCATCCATGCCGAGCCGCCTTTCGGGTATTATTTGATGATCGCAGGCTTCACCGGCAGCTGGCTGTTCATGCTGGCCGGTAATTTTCCCGTAGCATGGATATGCCTGGGGGCCTGGTTGGCCGCACTGCTGTTCTTTATCGTGAAGCGGTTGTGGGACACATCGCACAGCTCCGCACATGTGCTGGAAATGATTGTTACATCCGCCCTCATCCCGTTCCTGTCTGTGTACTGGTATTGGTATGGCACATGGAAATTCAGAAGAAGCCATGTATAG
- a CDS encoding glycoside hydrolase family protein has product MKQHLLLAIVLLAGAAARAQKIDHLAELKSQSANPVFSKLADAPRGGGFSMKGYWVWCGSAVKGEDNKYHLFASRWPDSLVFHPGWMVASEVVHAVADKPEGPYTFSDVALPARGAQYWDGRATHNPQIVKHKGQYILFYMGSTHPFEDPKAKELTLQSHWCIAARNNKRVGVAVSNSPYGPWKRLDQPVLPVKPNTFYSFLTSNPTAVVHDDGSVLIMFKGRGHKGNTHSHMSLGVAKAPSIFGPYKVLNNDQPIFSVDTQGEAEDPFMWKDAGGYHIIFKDQVARFTGERGGGVLAHSKDGVKWTIDKDPKAYSRTVSWNDGKTEMQGQLERPFILFENKKPAYLFFATMDGPGGFNNATRSWNMVIPFKK; this is encoded by the coding sequence ATGAAACAACATCTTTTACTGGCGATCGTATTACTGGCCGGCGCAGCCGCCAGGGCACAGAAAATAGACCACCTCGCCGAACTGAAGTCTCAATCCGCCAATCCCGTTTTCAGCAAACTGGCCGACGCGCCCCGTGGCGGCGGTTTTTCAATGAAGGGATATTGGGTCTGGTGCGGTTCGGCCGTGAAAGGCGAGGATAACAAATACCACCTGTTCGCATCGCGCTGGCCCGATTCTCTGGTGTTCCATCCCGGCTGGATGGTGGCTTCGGAAGTGGTGCACGCGGTAGCGGATAAACCCGAAGGACCGTACACTTTCTCCGACGTAGCGCTGCCCGCAAGAGGCGCCCAGTATTGGGACGGCAGGGCCACGCACAATCCCCAGATCGTGAAGCACAAAGGGCAATACATCCTGTTTTATATGGGCTCCACCCACCCCTTCGAAGATCCGAAAGCGAAGGAACTGACGCTGCAAAGCCACTGGTGCATTGCTGCAAGGAACAATAAACGTGTAGGCGTAGCCGTATCAAACAGTCCGTATGGCCCATGGAAGCGCCTCGACCAACCGGTGCTGCCCGTCAAGCCCAACACATTTTACAGTTTCCTCACCTCCAATCCCACAGCCGTGGTACACGACGACGGCTCGGTGCTGATCATGTTCAAGGGCCGCGGGCATAAAGGCAATACCCATTCCCATATGAGCCTGGGCGTCGCCAAAGCCCCTTCCATTTTCGGGCCGTATAAAGTATTGAACAACGATCAGCCGATTTTCAGTGTGGATACACAAGGCGAAGCGGAGGATCCTTTTATGTGGAAAGATGCGGGCGGCTATCATATTATTTTTAAAGACCAGGTAGCCAGGTTTACCGGGGAAAGGGGCGGCGGCGTGCTCGCGCATTCGAAAGACGGCGTGAAATGGACCATCGACAAAGACCCGAAAGCCTATTCCCGCACCGTATCCTGGAACGACGGCAAAACCGAAATGCAGGGCCAGCTGGAACGCCCCTTCATTTTATTCGAAAATAAAAAACCGGCATACCTCTTTTTCGCGACGATGGACGGACCGGGCGGCTTCAATAACGCCACGCGGTCGTGGAATATGGTGATCCCGTTCAAAAAATAA
- a CDS encoding cupin domain-containing protein produces MIPVSITNAAHYTWGDACDGWHLLQSDGLSVIQENMPPGTAETMHLHGHAQQVFYILSGEAGFIVDGKTVTVRAGESLHIPPRIPHAVRNDGPADLRFLVISAPKSHGDRVNI; encoded by the coding sequence ATGATACCTGTTTCCATTACTAACGCAGCACATTACACCTGGGGCGATGCCTGCGACGGCTGGCATCTGCTGCAGTCGGACGGCCTGAGCGTTATCCAGGAGAACATGCCGCCCGGCACGGCGGAAACCATGCACCTGCACGGGCATGCGCAGCAGGTTTTTTATATCCTCAGCGGCGAGGCCGGTTTTATCGTGGACGGAAAGACGGTCACGGTTCGTGCCGGAGAAAGCCTGCACATCCCGCCGCGCATACCGCATGCCGTCCGCAATGATGGCCCCGCCGACCTCCGGTTCCTGGTTATTTCGGCGCCCAAATCGCATGGCGACCGTGTGAATATATAG
- a CDS encoding formylglycine-generating enzyme family protein translates to MFSPALWLLLLFQSPAPFVQVPAGTYTVGQKGSLQNPLRQVKTAGFEMAATELTNAAFAEFIAATGYITDAEKFRNALVFEPGLAEFRWLEDSTASWRYPNGKSRGGSKPDHPVTTISYRDAEAYCQWAKVRLPTLDEWEIASRAGASTLYYWGEKTDQIRDYANIWHGRNHLVADSSDGYMYTSPVGRFRPNAWGLYDMYGNVFELCAGRLPGEKNIAHARGGSWWCSKNACNFFNSVNIGRVHPRASFSNQGFRVVKQTRANEAVPAAPTHARLKKDNKNSCCLLGGTAK, encoded by the coding sequence ATGTTCTCCCCTGCGCTCTGGCTCCTGCTGCTTTTTCAATCGCCTGCACCATTCGTGCAGGTGCCTGCCGGCACGTATACGGTCGGGCAAAAAGGTAGCCTGCAGAACCCGCTGCGGCAGGTAAAGACCGCTGGGTTTGAGATGGCGGCTACCGAACTGACCAATGCGGCATTCGCGGAATTTATCGCCGCCACCGGTTACATCACCGATGCCGAAAAATTCAGGAACGCACTGGTATTCGAGCCCGGCCTCGCTGAATTCAGATGGCTGGAAGACAGTACCGCCAGCTGGCGGTATCCCAACGGGAAAAGCCGCGGCGGCAGCAAACCCGATCACCCCGTTACCACCATCAGTTATCGCGACGCGGAAGCCTATTGCCAATGGGCTAAAGTGAGGCTGCCCACGCTCGACGAATGGGAAATCGCTTCCCGGGCCGGCGCTTCCACGCTATATTACTGGGGCGAGAAAACGGATCAAATCCGGGATTACGCCAACATCTGGCATGGCCGCAACCATCTCGTTGCCGACAGCAGCGACGGTTATATGTACACCTCGCCGGTAGGCCGTTTCAGGCCCAACGCATGGGGATTGTACGACATGTATGGCAATGTATTCGAGCTGTGCGCCGGCCGGCTGCCCGGTGAAAAAAACATCGCGCATGCGCGCGGTGGCTCATGGTGGTGCAGCAAAAATGCCTGCAACTTCTTTAATTCCGTCAACATCGGCAGGGTGCATCCGCGGGCCTCGTTCAGCAACCAGGGCTTTAGAGTAGTGAAACAAACCCGCGCCAATGAAGCAGTCCCAGCTGCACCCACGCATGCCCGTTTAAAAAAAGATAACAAAAACAGTTGCTGCCTCCTTGGGGGTACAGCAAAATAA
- a CDS encoding DUF488 domain-containing protein — protein MINIKRVYEPAQPADGFRILVDRLWPRGIKKETAQVDLWAKEVAPSTELRKWFHHEEQHWPEFVKRYKAELKASDALAALLPEIKKHKAVTLLYGAKDEENNQAVVLRELLKAKL, from the coding sequence ATGATAAACATTAAACGTGTTTACGAACCAGCTCAGCCGGCAGACGGTTTCCGCATACTGGTAGACCGCCTCTGGCCGCGGGGCATCAAAAAAGAAACGGCGCAGGTCGACCTCTGGGCAAAAGAGGTTGCCCCATCCACCGAACTGCGCAAGTGGTTCCACCACGAAGAGCAGCACTGGCCGGAATTCGTAAAGCGGTATAAAGCGGAATTGAAGGCATCGGATGCCCTGGCCGCCCTGCTGCCTGAAATCAAAAAGCACAAGGCCGTCACCTTGCTGTATGGCGCGAAGGATGAGGAAAACAATCAGGCAGTGGTACTGCGGGAGTTGCTGAAGGCGAAGTTGTAG
- a CDS encoding DedA family protein, with translation MLINTLLAVFDAEALIRYGGLPLICLIVFAGNAVFALFFVPTGAFLFTGGVLMATGVLPYNVFAVCGLLGLVALAGSLTGYWFGRKTGPALYRRKDSRFFRAQYLKAAEEFYEKRGKLTLLAAPFLPIIRTFAPIIAGMIRMDVRSFIVPAFTGALIWVSCIVLGGYLIGSWPVMRPVLNYVVTGIIIVVSVPVVLRILKGLRDWQRNNRKPL, from the coding sequence ATGTTGATCAACACCCTGCTAGCTGTTTTTGACGCCGAAGCGCTCATCCGGTATGGTGGCCTGCCGCTGATATGCCTCATCGTATTTGCGGGCAACGCCGTGTTCGCCCTGTTTTTTGTGCCAACCGGCGCCTTCCTCTTTACCGGCGGCGTGTTGATGGCCACCGGCGTGTTGCCTTACAATGTGTTCGCCGTTTGCGGACTGCTGGGCCTGGTAGCCCTGGCCGGCAGCCTTACCGGCTACTGGTTCGGCAGGAAAACAGGACCGGCGCTTTACCGCCGGAAAGATTCCCGCTTTTTCCGGGCGCAATACCTCAAAGCCGCCGAAGAATTTTATGAAAAAAGAGGAAAGCTCACCCTGCTCGCCGCTCCCTTCCTGCCCATCATTCGCACGTTTGCACCGATCATTGCCGGCATGATCCGGATGGACGTGCGCAGTTTCATAGTACCCGCATTTACCGGCGCGCTGATATGGGTCAGTTGTATTGTGCTGGGAGGATACCTGATCGGCAGCTGGCCCGTGATGCGACCGGTGCTCAATTATGTAGTGACGGGAATTATTATTGTAGTGAGCGTACCCGTGGTGCTGCGCATCCTCAAAGGGCTGCGCGACTGGCAGCGCAACAACCGGAAACCTTTATAA